A window of the Streptomyces griseochromogenes genome harbors these coding sequences:
- a CDS encoding saccharopine dehydrogenase family protein, which translates to MRVLLVGAGGVGTAVTRIAARRPFFDLMVVADYDPARAEAAVAALGDAGDRFRAERVDAGDEAGVAGLLARHGCDVLLNATDPRFVMPLFRAARAAGATYVDMAMSLSRPHPERPYEECGTKLGDEQFALAGEWAEAGALALVGMGVEPGLSDVFARYAADELFDTIEEIGIRDGANLTVDGHDFAPSFNIWTTIEECLNPPVVYEEGRGWFTTPPFSEPEVFDFPEGIGPVECVNVEHEEVLLVPRWVGARRVTFKYGLGGEFIETLKTLHRLGLDRTEPVTVAGAEGPVVVSPRDVVAACLPDPATLGDRMHGKTCAGTWVRGTKDGAPREVYLYHVVDNQWSMAEYGCQAVVWQTAVNPVVALELLATGAWSGAGVLGPEAFPAGPFLELLTAYGSPWGLREQ; encoded by the coding sequence ATGCGTGTACTGCTCGTGGGTGCCGGCGGTGTCGGCACCGCTGTCACCCGGATCGCGGCCCGGCGTCCGTTCTTCGATCTGATGGTGGTCGCCGACTACGACCCCGCGCGGGCCGAGGCGGCCGTCGCGGCGCTCGGCGACGCCGGGGACCGGTTCCGTGCCGAACGCGTCGACGCGGGCGACGAGGCCGGTGTGGCCGGGCTGCTCGCCCGCCACGGCTGCGACGTCCTGCTCAACGCCACCGACCCGCGCTTCGTCATGCCCCTGTTCCGGGCCGCGCGCGCGGCCGGCGCGACCTATGTGGACATGGCGATGTCGCTGTCCCGGCCGCACCCCGAGCGGCCGTACGAGGAGTGCGGCACCAAGCTGGGCGACGAGCAGTTCGCGCTGGCCGGCGAGTGGGCCGAGGCGGGTGCGCTCGCCCTGGTCGGCATGGGTGTGGAGCCGGGGCTGTCGGACGTGTTCGCGCGCTACGCGGCCGACGAACTCTTCGACACCATCGAGGAGATCGGCATCCGCGACGGCGCGAACCTCACCGTCGACGGCCATGACTTCGCGCCGTCCTTCAACATCTGGACCACCATCGAGGAGTGTCTGAACCCGCCGGTCGTGTACGAGGAGGGGCGCGGCTGGTTCACCACACCTCCGTTCAGCGAGCCGGAGGTGTTCGACTTCCCGGAGGGCATCGGCCCGGTGGAGTGCGTGAACGTCGAGCACGAAGAGGTGCTGCTGGTGCCCCGCTGGGTCGGCGCGCGGCGCGTCACCTTCAAGTACGGTCTGGGCGGGGAGTTCATCGAGACGCTGAAGACGCTGCACCGGCTGGGCCTCGACCGCACCGAGCCGGTGACCGTGGCCGGCGCGGAGGGTCCGGTCGTGGTCTCGCCGCGGGACGTGGTCGCCGCGTGCCTGCCGGATCCGGCGACGCTGGGCGATCGGATGCACGGCAAGACGTGCGCGGGCACGTGGGTGCGGGGCACCAAGGACGGGGCGCCGCGCGAGGTGTACCTGTATCACGTGGTCGACAACCAGTGGTCCATGGCGGAGTACGGCTGTCAGGCGGTGGTGTGGCAGACGGCGGTCAATCCGGTCGTCGCCCTGGAACTCCTCGCCACCGGTGCCTGGTCGGGCGCGGGTGTCCTCGGCCCGGAGGCGTTTCCCGCCGGTCCGTTCCTCGAACTCCTGACCGCCTACGGCTCCCCGTGGGGCCTGCGCGAGCAGTGA
- a CDS encoding LysR family transcriptional regulator ArgP has translation MMTELPLEQVRTLLAVVDEGTFDAAAAALHVTPSAVSQRVKALEQRTGRVLLQRTKPVRPTESGAVLVRFARQLSRLERDARGELGLSGAGEPTRVSVAVNADSLATWFLGALTRVPGLCFELHREDEDHTAALLREGLVMAAVTSSPDPVPGCSVRVLGRMRYLPVATPDFAELHLDGPLRDLLPEAPVVVFDRKDDFQDVFVRRLGGTSAGLLRHYVPTSEGFLDAVAAGLGWGMVPEAQARPLLREGRLGLLEPGTWMDVRLHWQQWKLDSPALEALAEAVAATAARALRP, from the coding sequence GTGATGACGGAGCTTCCCCTGGAACAGGTGCGGACGCTGCTGGCGGTGGTGGACGAGGGCACGTTCGACGCGGCGGCCGCGGCTCTGCACGTGACACCGTCAGCGGTCAGCCAGCGGGTCAAGGCGCTGGAGCAGCGCACGGGCCGAGTGCTGCTCCAGCGCACCAAACCGGTGCGCCCGACGGAGTCCGGCGCGGTGCTGGTGCGGTTCGCCCGGCAGTTGTCCCGGCTGGAGCGGGACGCGCGCGGCGAGCTGGGGCTGAGCGGGGCCGGGGAACCGACGCGGGTCTCGGTCGCGGTGAACGCGGACTCGCTGGCGACCTGGTTCCTCGGGGCGCTCACCCGGGTGCCGGGGCTCTGCTTCGAACTGCACCGGGAGGACGAGGACCACACGGCGGCGCTGCTGCGCGAAGGGCTCGTGATGGCGGCCGTGACCTCTTCCCCCGACCCGGTGCCGGGCTGCTCGGTCCGCGTGCTCGGCCGGATGCGCTATCTGCCGGTGGCCACGCCGGACTTCGCCGAGCTGCACCTGGACGGGCCCCTGCGGGATCTCCTGCCCGAGGCCCCCGTCGTCGTCTTCGACCGCAAGGACGACTTCCAGGACGTCTTCGTACGGCGCCTCGGCGGCACGTCGGCGGGGCTGCTGCGGCACTACGTGCCCACGTCGGAGGGCTTTCTCGACGCGGTCGCCGCGGGGCTCGGCTGGGGCATGGTCCCCGAGGCCCAGGCCCGCCCGCTGCTGCGCGAGGGCCGCCTCGGCCTGCTCGAGCCGGGCACATGGATGGACGTCAGGCTGCACTGGCAGCAGTGGAAACTCGACTCCCCAGCGCTGGAGGCCCTGGCCGAGGCGGTGGCGGCGACGGCGGCTCGGGCACTGCGCCCGTGA
- a CDS encoding sensor histidine kinase produces MKRRIPLRKRLLVRLLFVSALIAVCSVAATAWLAVTTTTSALKEEQGQDIAADNSILARLSGYAATHPDWSDVRRTVRDLAHQTGRRIALTSADRSLVADSAPGGTPLPPRPAATVDPLRTDTYTETGAQLSGIDPRAVGPYRVTAEERDRLDALAAKRRACYERFGVEATVVRTPSGRPVLDSPDGVDISYANQSCEDWQPDITTPTEKRAMTDLAALIRPCLKKAGIELGPLYLTLDPSGKDPLGAGYLFKKYAKTRTVKTATQAEQRCVLSARRTQLEPYVAPVAELFLGIGDQNPSRFDMSAANKAKVIGAAGLVLAVTFAVTAVVAVRLVRPLRALTAAAQQPPELHVRVPVTTRDETGILAEAFNGLAERRERLEVQRKAMVSDIAHELRSPLTNIRGWLEVVRDGVVAPDPALLASLHEESLVLQRIIDDLQDLAAADAGTLRLHREPLPAGDLLGQVTAAHRVAADAAGVALRAEADDTAWLEADPVRMRQALGNLVSNALRHTPADGMVTLTARRDGEEVVLTVADTGTGIAPEDLPHVFDRFWRAEKSRSRRTGGSGLGLPIVRHLVAAHGGTAEAASEPGQGAVFTLRLPAVAPPAEG; encoded by the coding sequence GTGAAGCGCCGGATACCCCTGCGCAAACGGCTCCTGGTCCGGCTGCTGTTCGTCTCCGCGCTCATCGCCGTCTGCTCGGTGGCGGCCACCGCCTGGCTCGCGGTGACCACGACCACGAGTGCCCTCAAGGAGGAACAGGGCCAGGACATCGCCGCCGACAACAGCATCCTGGCCCGGCTCAGCGGTTACGCGGCCACCCACCCCGACTGGTCGGACGTCCGGCGCACCGTCCGCGACCTCGCCCACCAGACCGGCCGACGGATCGCCCTCACCAGCGCCGACCGCTCCCTGGTCGCCGACTCCGCGCCGGGCGGCACCCCGCTGCCGCCCCGGCCCGCCGCCACCGTCGACCCGCTGCGCACCGACACCTACACCGAGACCGGGGCCCAGCTCAGCGGCATCGACCCGCGGGCGGTGGGCCCCTACCGGGTCACCGCCGAGGAGCGGGACCGGCTGGACGCGCTCGCCGCCAAACGCAGGGCGTGCTACGAGCGTTTCGGCGTCGAGGCCACCGTGGTGCGGACCCCGAGCGGACGCCCCGTGCTCGACAGCCCGGACGGCGTCGACATCTCCTACGCCAACCAGAGTTGCGAGGACTGGCAGCCGGACATCACCACCCCGACGGAGAAACGGGCCATGACCGATCTCGCGGCGCTGATCCGGCCCTGCCTGAAGAAGGCGGGCATCGAGCTCGGTCCGCTGTATCTCACCTTGGATCCCAGTGGAAAGGATCCCCTGGGCGCCGGCTATCTGTTCAAGAAGTATGCGAAGACCCGCACCGTCAAGACGGCCACGCAGGCCGAGCAGCGCTGTGTGCTGAGCGCCCGCCGCACTCAGCTGGAGCCCTATGTCGCCCCGGTGGCGGAGCTGTTCCTCGGCATCGGGGACCAGAACCCCTCCCGCTTCGACATGTCCGCGGCCAACAAGGCCAAGGTGATCGGCGCGGCCGGGCTGGTCCTCGCCGTCACCTTCGCCGTGACCGCCGTCGTCGCCGTCCGGCTGGTGCGGCCACTGCGCGCGCTGACCGCGGCCGCTCAGCAACCGCCCGAACTGCATGTACGGGTGCCGGTGACGACCCGGGACGAGACCGGCATCCTCGCCGAGGCCTTCAACGGCCTCGCCGAGCGCCGCGAGCGCCTGGAGGTCCAGCGCAAGGCGATGGTCAGCGACATCGCCCATGAACTGCGCAGCCCGCTCACCAACATCCGCGGCTGGCTGGAGGTCGTGCGCGACGGCGTCGTCGCCCCCGATCCCGCCCTGCTTGCCTCCCTGCACGAGGAGTCGCTGGTGCTCCAGCGGATCATCGACGACCTGCAGGACCTCGCGGCCGCCGACGCGGGCACCCTGCGCCTGCACCGCGAACCGCTCCCGGCCGGTGACCTGCTCGGGCAGGTCACCGCCGCCCACCGGGTGGCCGCCGACGCCGCCGGAGTCGCCCTGCGCGCCGAGGCCGACGACACGGCCTGGCTGGAGGCCGACCCGGTACGGATGCGGCAGGCGCTGGGGAACCTGGTCTCCAACGCGCTGCGCCACACCCCCGCCGACGGCATGGTCACGCTGACCGCCCGCCGGGACGGCGAGGAGGTCGTCCTCACCGTCGCGGACACCGGAACGGGCATCGCGCCCGAGGACCTGCCGCATGTCTTCGACCGCTTCTGGCGAGCCGAGAAGTCCCGCAGCCGCCGCACCGGCGGCAGCGGTCTCGGCCTGCCCATCGTCCGCCACCTGGTCGCGGCCCACGGCGGCACGGCCGAAGCGGCGAGCGAACCCGGCCAAGGCGCGGTGTTCACCCTGCGGTTGCCCGCGGTGGCACCGCCTGCCGAAGGGTGA
- a CDS encoding TetR/AcrR family transcriptional regulator: MPKPVVPEEKRRRRRPTRSGTVLSERLIVETALRLLREHGSAGLSARRLGLALDCDPSTLYRYFRGMDDLTLAIGDALIGRALTGWEPTGQWRADLRAIGLRIHAAYVAHPQAALLTANRVTGRSHELAADEAVLDVLRTAGFPLEETVRVYHAFIDQTLAFAALDSASLALPIAAQRADEATWHSTYARLPRAGHPRIAEAAPLLAARMVTSAYPTALEMLLDSAAGRLDAQAR; the protein is encoded by the coding sequence GTGCCCAAACCCGTGGTGCCCGAGGAGAAGCGCCGCCGGCGCCGCCCGACCCGCAGCGGCACCGTGCTGTCCGAGCGGCTGATCGTCGAGACCGCGCTGCGGCTGCTGCGCGAGCACGGCAGCGCCGGGCTCAGCGCGCGCCGCCTGGGCCTCGCCCTCGACTGCGACCCCAGCACGCTGTACCGGTACTTCCGGGGCATGGACGACCTGACCCTGGCCATCGGGGACGCGCTCATCGGTCGGGCGCTGACGGGCTGGGAACCGACGGGACAGTGGCGTGCGGACCTCCGGGCGATCGGGCTGCGCATCCACGCCGCGTACGTCGCGCACCCGCAGGCGGCGCTGCTGACCGCCAACCGGGTCACCGGCCGTTCCCACGAGCTGGCCGCCGACGAGGCGGTCCTGGACGTCCTGCGCACGGCCGGATTCCCGCTCGAGGAGACGGTTCGCGTCTACCACGCCTTCATCGACCAGACGCTGGCCTTCGCCGCCCTGGACTCCGCTTCCCTGGCCCTGCCGATAGCGGCCCAGAGGGCCGACGAGGCCACCTGGCACTCGACCTACGCCCGCCTGCCGCGCGCCGGCCATCCCCGCATCGCCGAAGCGGCCCCGCTGCTGGCCGCCCGCATGGTCACCAGCGCCTATCCGACGGCTCTGGAGATGCTGCTGGACAGCGCGGCCGGGCGGCTGGACGCGCAGGCTCGCTGA
- a CDS encoding WhiB family transcriptional regulator: protein MGNWRDLASCRHTDPDLFFPIGTTGPATLQTQRAKAVCECCRVREQCLKWALGTGQPVGIWGGTTETERRALRRRGGVRRP, encoded by the coding sequence ATGGGCAACTGGCGAGACCTGGCCTCGTGCCGCCACACGGACCCCGACCTGTTCTTCCCGATCGGCACCACCGGGCCCGCGACGCTGCAGACGCAGCGGGCCAAGGCCGTGTGCGAGTGCTGCCGGGTCCGGGAGCAGTGTCTGAAGTGGGCGCTGGGAACGGGACAGCCGGTCGGCATCTGGGGCGGCACGACGGAGACGGAACGCCGAGCGTTGCGCCGGCGCGGGGGCGTGCGGCGCCCCTGA
- a CDS encoding response regulator transcription factor, with product MCAHVLVAEDDEKQAELIRRSLLAEGHTATVVHDGAAAIDAARRLRPDLLVLDLMLPVIDGFGVCRVLRKDAEDPGIPVVMLTARAAEDDVLLGLELGADDYMTKPYSPRELMARIRTVLRRGGRGAGLRDDDPVVRAAGISVDPVRHEVRCDGTPVDCTPAEFQILLAMAAEPDRVFSRRQLLQCTRGFDRASTERAVDVHIMNLRRKIEADPRRPVRLVTVFGVGYKLSGARP from the coding sequence GTGTGCGCACATGTACTGGTCGCCGAGGACGACGAGAAGCAGGCCGAACTCATCCGCCGCTCCCTGCTGGCCGAGGGACACACCGCCACGGTGGTCCACGACGGCGCGGCCGCGATCGACGCGGCCCGGCGCCTGCGGCCCGACCTCCTCGTGCTCGACCTGATGCTCCCGGTGATCGACGGCTTCGGCGTGTGCCGGGTGCTGCGCAAGGACGCCGAGGACCCCGGCATCCCCGTGGTCATGCTCACCGCCCGCGCCGCCGAGGACGACGTGCTGCTCGGCCTGGAACTGGGTGCCGACGACTACATGACCAAGCCGTACAGCCCGCGCGAGCTGATGGCCCGCATCCGCACGGTCCTCAGGCGGGGCGGGCGCGGTGCGGGCCTGCGGGACGACGACCCCGTCGTACGCGCCGCGGGGATCAGCGTCGATCCGGTCCGGCACGAGGTGCGCTGCGACGGGACGCCGGTCGACTGCACGCCGGCCGAGTTCCAGATCCTGCTCGCCATGGCCGCGGAGCCGGACCGGGTCTTCTCCCGGCGGCAACTGCTGCAGTGCACCCGCGGCTTCGACCGTGCCTCCACCGAGCGGGCCGTCGACGTGCACATCATGAACCTGCGCCGGAAGATCGAGGCCGACCCGCGGCGGCCGGTCCGTCTGGTGACCGTGTTCGGCGTCGGCTACAAGCTGAGCGGCGCGCGGCCGTGA